The Candidatus Equadaptatus faecalis DNA window CCGCACAGCCCCCTCCCCGCCCGCCCCCGCGACCCCCGCGGCGCCCTACGCCCCGCCGACCCCCCCCGCCCCGCTGACAGCTGACAGCAGACGGCTGACAGCGAATAGCAAAAAACAAAGATGCTGGATCCCGATTTGCATCGGAATGACGAATAGAAGAAAGTTCTTACGCCTTTAACGATTTTGCCAACAGCTGACAGCTGACAGCCAGATGACCGTAGGGAATATCGACCGTAGGGAGAATACAGCGGCGCATAGCGTCAATATACAAGTGAAACGAACAACAAAAAACGAGGTGAAATAAAATGCCGGCAAGTTACAGAGAACTAAAAGTATGGCAGGAATCGATGCTGCTTGTAAAAGAAGTCTACAAATTTATTGATAATCTTCCTGAAAAAGAAAGGTTTGCTTTGGCAGATCAGATGCGGCGTTCGGCAATATCTGTTCCGTCGAATGTTGCCGAAGGGCAGGGAAGAGGTTCTGACAGGGATTTTGCACGGTTTGTATATATAGCCAAAGGCTCATTATGCG harbors:
- a CDS encoding four helix bundle protein, translating into MPASYRELKVWQESMLLVKEVYKFIDNLPEKERFALADQMRRSAISVPSNVAEGQGRGSDRDFARFVYIAKGSLCELETQLELCIMLGYFSREQLNSLFDLAAEIGKKINNLIKKLTISDNVKFG